In Nocardioides faecalis, the following proteins share a genomic window:
- the dnaN gene encoding DNA polymerase III subunit beta, whose product MKFRVDRDVLADAVAWAARSLPVRPSAPVLAGLLIEASDEGLVLSTFDYETSARATLAADVSDEGKALVSGRLLADICRSLPNKPVDLALDGSRVSLTCGSSRFSLQTLPVDDYPTIPEMPAATGTVSSAAFAHAVAQAVTAAGRDDMLPVLTGVRVEIEGDTIALLATDRFRLSQRELTWNPGTPDASVAALVPAKVLGDTAKSLASGEEITIALSASGTGDGIIGFEGTGPGGVRRTTTRLLDGEFPKVRSLFPTEKVTVARIDRAELIDSIKRVSLVADRNTAVQLAFGDGQLTLDAGSGDDAQATESVPADIDGEELVTGFNPAFLLDGLGAIDEPVVELAFTQASKPVVISGTGDDAGDGGSFRYLLMPRRLLS is encoded by the coding sequence GTGAAGTTCCGTGTCGACCGTGACGTCCTGGCCGACGCCGTTGCCTGGGCTGCCCGCAGCCTGCCGGTGCGTCCCAGCGCGCCCGTCCTCGCCGGCCTGCTGATCGAGGCGAGCGACGAGGGCCTGGTGCTGTCGACGTTCGACTACGAGACCTCCGCACGGGCCACGCTGGCCGCCGACGTCAGCGACGAGGGCAAGGCCCTGGTCAGCGGCCGGCTGCTCGCCGACATCTGCCGCAGCCTGCCGAACAAGCCCGTCGACCTCGCCCTCGACGGCTCCCGGGTGTCGCTGACCTGCGGCTCGTCGCGGTTCTCCCTGCAGACGCTGCCCGTCGACGACTACCCGACGATCCCGGAGATGCCGGCCGCGACGGGCACCGTCTCCAGCGCCGCCTTCGCCCACGCCGTCGCCCAGGCGGTCACCGCCGCCGGCCGCGACGACATGCTCCCGGTGCTCACCGGCGTGCGGGTCGAGATCGAGGGCGACACCATCGCGTTGCTCGCCACCGACCGGTTCCGGCTCTCCCAGCGCGAGCTGACCTGGAACCCGGGCACCCCGGACGCCTCCGTCGCCGCGCTGGTGCCGGCGAAGGTGCTCGGCGACACGGCGAAGTCGTTGGCCTCCGGCGAGGAGATCACCATCGCGCTGTCCGCCTCGGGCACCGGCGACGGCATCATCGGCTTCGAGGGCACCGGCCCCGGCGGCGTACGACGCACCACCACCCGGCTGCTCGACGGCGAGTTCCCGAAGGTCCGCAGCCTCTTCCCGACCGAGAAGGTCACCGTCGCGCGCATCGACCGCGCCGAGCTGATCGACTCGATCAAGCGCGTCTCGCTGGTCGCCGACCGCAACACCGCCGTCCAGCTCGCCTTCGGCGACGGCCAGCTCACGCTCGACGCCGGCTCCGGCGACGACGCGCAGGCCACCGAGTCGGTGCCCGCCGACATCGACGGCGAGGAGCTGGTCACCGGCTTCAACCCGGCGTTCCTGCTCGACGGGCTCGGCGCCATCGACGAGCCGGTCGTCGAGCTCGCCTTCACCCAGGCCTCCAAGCCCGTGGTGATCAGCGGCACCGGGGACGACGCCGGTGACGGCGGCTCGTTCCGCTACCTGCTGATGCCGCGCCGCCTGCTCTCCTGA
- a CDS encoding NINE protein: MTQPPNPPYGDQPDPYGQSGSSNQPSGQPYGGQPGQPYGGQHYDPSQPYAGSYGNAAAGPFYINVLGQEYGPIDYASLAQQAISGQIKPDTAVRTADSQQYFSARDVPGLYSDKEWLTTLLISLFLGGFGIDRFYLGQTGLGIAKLLTCGGCGVWSIIDLILIAMRKLPDAQGRPLR, translated from the coding sequence ATGACGCAACCACCCAACCCGCCCTACGGCGACCAGCCGGACCCCTACGGTCAGTCCGGCTCCTCCAACCAGCCCTCCGGCCAGCCCTACGGCGGCCAGCCCGGCCAGCCCTACGGCGGCCAGCACTACGACCCCTCCCAGCCCTACGCCGGCTCCTACGGCAACGCCGCCGCCGGCCCGTTCTACATCAACGTGCTGGGCCAGGAGTACGGCCCGATCGACTACGCCAGCCTCGCCCAGCAGGCGATCTCCGGCCAGATCAAGCCCGACACCGCGGTGCGCACCGCCGACAGCCAGCAGTACTTCTCCGCGCGCGACGTCCCCGGGCTGTACTCCGACAAGGAGTGGCTGACCACGCTGCTGATCTCGCTGTTCCTCGGCGGGTTCGGCATCGACCGGTTCTACCTGGGCCAGACCGGCCTGGGCATCGCCAAGCTGCTGACCTGCGGCGGCTGCGGCGTGTGGTCGATCATCGACCTGATCCTGATCGCGATGCGCAAGCTTCCCGACGCCCAGGGCCGGCCGCTGCGCTGA
- a CDS encoding DUF2752 domain-containing protein — MSTLLRRPAGDLPPIRPRLGSAEAVAVLGVLGLGVGALLSPYSIEDGPVLCPFRRLTGLPCPGCGMTRSWVYLTHGWWQDSFLAHPFGAVAAATVLTLAVLVLRARLRRTRPPSLDRLVRHPVAIGLVAAWLSFSLVRAVLAL; from the coding sequence ATGAGCACCCTGCTCCGCCGCCCCGCCGGCGACCTGCCTCCCATCCGCCCCCGTCTGGGGAGCGCGGAGGCGGTCGCCGTGCTCGGGGTGCTCGGGCTGGGCGTCGGGGCGCTGCTCTCGCCGTACTCCATCGAGGACGGGCCGGTCCTGTGCCCGTTCCGCCGTCTCACCGGGCTGCCGTGCCCGGGCTGCGGCATGACCCGCTCATGGGTCTACCTCACCCACGGCTGGTGGCAGGACTCGTTCCTCGCCCACCCCTTCGGAGCCGTCGCTGCGGCCACGGTGCTCACCCTGGCGGTGCTGGTGCTGCGCGCGCGGCTGCGCCGCACCCGGCCGCCGTCGTTGGACCGGCTGGTGCGCCACCCGGTCGCGATCGGTCTCGTCGCGGCCTGGCTGTCCTTCTCGCTCGTCCGCGCGGTGCTCGCGCTCTGA
- the gnd gene encoding phosphogluconate dehydrogenase (NAD(+)-dependent, decarboxylating): MHIGLVGLGKMGGNMRTRLRNAGHTVVGYDRNPDLSDAESLAAMVEALPSPKVVWVMVPSGEPTRATIADLRELLGEGDLVVDGGNSKYTDDAENAASLAEKGIGFVDCGVSGGVWGLENGYALMYGGSVEDVAKVQPAFDALKPDEGGIVHAGTSPGAGHFAKMVHNGIEYAMMQAYAEGWELLEKVDLVDNVPEIFESWRHGTVIRSWLLDLLTEAIEADTHLDQVRGYAEDSGEGRWTVQAAIDNAVPVHVIAASLFARFTSRQDDSPAMKAIAAMRNQFGGHAVHTEPPPGGEANPDL, from the coding sequence ATGCACATCGGACTGGTCGGACTCGGCAAGATGGGTGGCAACATGCGCACCCGGCTGCGCAACGCCGGGCACACGGTGGTCGGCTACGACCGCAACCCCGACCTCAGTGACGCCGAGAGCCTGGCCGCGATGGTCGAGGCGCTGCCCTCGCCCAAGGTGGTGTGGGTGATGGTGCCCTCGGGCGAGCCGACCCGGGCCACGATCGCCGACCTGCGCGAGCTGCTCGGCGAGGGCGACCTGGTCGTCGACGGCGGCAACTCCAAGTACACCGACGACGCCGAGAACGCCGCGTCGCTGGCGGAGAAGGGCATCGGCTTCGTCGACTGCGGCGTCTCCGGCGGGGTGTGGGGCCTGGAGAACGGCTACGCGCTCATGTACGGCGGCTCGGTGGAGGACGTCGCCAAGGTCCAGCCCGCCTTCGACGCGCTCAAGCCGGACGAGGGCGGCATCGTGCACGCCGGCACCTCCCCGGGCGCGGGGCACTTCGCCAAGATGGTCCACAACGGCATCGAGTACGCGATGATGCAGGCCTACGCCGAGGGCTGGGAGCTGCTCGAGAAGGTCGACCTCGTCGACAACGTGCCCGAGATCTTCGAATCCTGGCGCCACGGCACCGTGATCCGCTCCTGGCTGCTGGACCTGCTCACCGAGGCGATCGAGGCGGACACCCACCTGGACCAGGTCCGCGGCTACGCCGAGGACTCCGGTGAGGGACGGTGGACGGTGCAGGCGGCGATCGACAACGCCGTACCGGTGCACGTCATCGCCGCCTCGCTGTTCGCCCGGTTCACCTCGCGCCAGGACGACAGCCCGGCGATGAAGGCGATCGCGGCGATGCGCAACCAGTTCGGTGGCCACGCCGTGCACACCGAGCCGCCCCCGGGCGGCGAGGCCAACCCGGATCTCTGA
- the dnaA gene encoding chromosomal replication initiator protein DnaA: MLAREWSAVVADLQVHQRAWLQASRPVTMHGTTAIVAVPDDFTRKRLEGRLRGQLEDALTERFGQEVQLAVTVDTTLRHDEPFEGGSYNQDAYDGGEAGSSTDRHSDMSTNRHVDSSTYDAPVAPKGVPTGYDAAFTPPDLDAANAAGPSATNTGETRLNPKYTFETFVIGSSNRFPHAAAVAVSEAPGKSYNPLLIYGESGLGKTHLLHAIGHYVRTIYSGSKVRYVSSEEFTNEFINAIRDDRQDRFKRKYREVDVLLIDDIQFLAGKTQTQEEFFHTFNTLHNANKQIVLTSDRPPKLLEALEDRLRNRFEWGLITDVQAPDLETRIAILRKKAAMDRLTAPSDVLEFIASKIQTNIRELEGALIRVTAFANLNRQDVDMTLAEIVLKDLIPDGGEPEITAPLIIAQTAAYFGLSIEELTGPSRGRHLVMARQIAMYLCRELTGLSLPKIGAQFGNRDHTTVMYAERKINQLLGERRAVFNQVSELTNRVKMQARQG, encoded by the coding sequence CTGCTCGCCCGGGAGTGGTCCGCCGTCGTCGCCGACCTGCAGGTGCACCAGCGCGCATGGCTGCAGGCGAGCCGGCCGGTCACCATGCACGGCACCACCGCCATCGTCGCGGTCCCCGACGACTTCACCCGCAAGCGCCTCGAGGGCCGGCTGCGCGGACAGCTGGAGGACGCGCTCACCGAGCGGTTCGGCCAAGAGGTCCAGCTCGCGGTCACCGTCGACACGACCCTGCGCCACGACGAGCCGTTCGAGGGAGGCTCCTACAACCAGGACGCCTACGACGGCGGCGAGGCCGGGTCGAGCACTGATCGACACAGCGACATGTCGACAAATCGACACGTCGACTCATCGACGTACGACGCCCCGGTCGCGCCGAAGGGCGTCCCGACCGGCTACGACGCCGCGTTCACGCCGCCCGACCTCGACGCCGCGAACGCAGCCGGGCCGTCGGCGACCAACACCGGCGAGACGCGGCTGAACCCCAAGTACACCTTCGAGACCTTCGTGATCGGCTCCTCGAACCGGTTCCCGCACGCGGCCGCGGTCGCGGTGAGCGAGGCGCCCGGCAAGAGCTACAACCCGCTGCTGATCTACGGAGAGTCCGGGCTGGGCAAGACCCACCTGCTGCACGCGATCGGTCACTACGTGCGCACGATCTACTCCGGCTCCAAGGTGCGCTACGTCTCCAGCGAGGAGTTCACCAACGAGTTCATCAACGCGATCCGCGACGACCGCCAGGACCGGTTCAAGCGGAAGTACCGCGAGGTGGACGTCCTGCTGATCGACGACATCCAGTTCCTGGCGGGCAAGACCCAGACCCAGGAGGAGTTCTTCCACACCTTCAACACGCTGCACAACGCGAACAAGCAGATCGTGCTGACCTCCGACCGGCCGCCGAAGCTGCTCGAGGCGCTGGAGGACCGGTTGCGCAACCGGTTCGAGTGGGGCCTGATCACCGACGTGCAGGCACCCGACCTCGAGACGCGGATCGCGATCCTGCGCAAGAAGGCGGCGATGGACCGGCTGACCGCGCCCTCGGACGTGCTGGAGTTCATCGCCAGCAAGATCCAGACGAACATCCGCGAGCTCGAGGGCGCACTGATCCGGGTGACCGCGTTCGCCAACCTCAACCGCCAGGACGTCGACATGACGCTGGCCGAGATCGTGCTGAAGGACCTGATCCCCGACGGCGGCGAGCCGGAGATCACCGCTCCGCTGATCATCGCGCAGACGGCGGCGTACTTCGGGCTCTCCATCGAGGAGCTCACCGGGCCCAGCCGCGGCCGGCACCTGGTGATGGCGCGTCAGATCGCGATGTACCTGTGCCGCGAGCTGACCGGGCTGTCGCTGCCGAAGATCGGCGCCCAGTTCGGCAACCGCGACCACACCACCGTCATGTACGCCGAGCGCAAGATCAACCAGCTCCTCGGTGAGCGGCGAGCGGTCTTCAACCAGGTCTCCGAGCTGACCAACCGGGTCAAGATGCAGGCGCGTCAGGGGTGA